A segment of the Nostoc sp. TCL26-01 genome:
GACTTTTATACTAGCATCCTGTTCTTGAAGAGTCTTAGCGGCGATGAAAACTGCTTGACCAGTTTCAATTGTTGTGTCTAAACTCTCTGGTAGGGAGAATAATTGCTGGAATTGCTGCCAAATTTGCGATAAGCGCTGGCTCATTCGCTCACACCTGTATAATTGCTGTTTGTTTAGAGCCTAGCGTAACATTTAAGCAGTCGCGCAAACTACATTATCGAACAGAATTCAGCATTAGTAGGTTGAGTGGAGGCTTTGCGTAACCCAACATGATGTGAGGAAGAACATGAATGTAGAGACGTTCCAGTGCAACGTCTTTACAAGGATTTTGAGCTAAGTCTTCAATTTTGAATTAATAATTTTGAATTTTGAATTCCCCAAAGGGGTTGACGTAAGGAAACCCAACACCAACATTCATACTGAGTTTTTGAGATCCATGTTGGGTTTCGCTATGGCTCAACCCAACCTACTTTATACCAATTTCCTTTAAATGTGAAACAGTAGAGACGTTGCATTGCAACGTCTCTACATAATTCATGTGTATCATGATTAACGTGAAATGGTATTACCAGCAAATACTCATTAACTCATTGAAAGCCTTTTGCCACCTTTTTTTGCCCTTTCCCTTTAGGCTTAGACTTACTAACTTCTGCCACAGCTGCTTGGAATAAATCATGCAAATGGACAGGAACACTGGCGATATCTGGTAAATCTGGCTCGATAGGTTTATTGTACTCTTGCAAGAGATGATTTAAGTCATTAGTTAAGGAAAATTCTGGACGTTGTAGCACAGTTTGCAATACTTTTTCTAGTGAATGAGGATACTGTTCAGCTAACCGATGCCAAATAAAAGCATTAATACTTTTATCTTCCAGATAATAACGAATTAATTTTTCTGCACCATCAACGCTTTGCCAATCTTCTACTGCTAACAGAGATTGCACTTTACTATAAGTTGGTAAAAACATCTGTCCCCAACGGGGATGAGAAATAGCGGTGACTTGTTCGGCTTTTTTCAATTCAGCAGGTAAATCTACCTTGGGCATCACCATTTTAGTATTGCCATTTTTATCATGCAAAATTTGAGAAACTAATTTAGTATCAGCACCCATTTCCTCTACTGCGGCTTGAATTTCCGCTTCATCAACCCCAGCTTCGGATGCTAACTCAGTCAAGGATTTTGTCTGATCAATACCTAAATCCGCCAAGCGTTTCTCTGTGATTAATTCTTGAAATTCAGCAATTTTTTTATTTAGTTGATATCCAGGCAACGTAATTTCATCACTGCCGAAAAAGTCCATAAAATCTTGATGATATTGTCCTACTGATTGCCAAGCAGCCTCCAATAAATCTGGAGCATCACTATAAAGCTGACTTCTATAGTTTTCTTTAAAATTACCGATGGCTACAGCTAGTTTTGGTTTACCTAATTTACCAAGGAGTGTGTAGGGACTAGAAACTATCCAGTAGGTATGAGTGACAGGAGAAATGCGAGTTAGGATAATTTCTCCTAATTTTAACTTAGCAATTGCTTGTGATCTTTGGGGATGATTCGGTTTAACAATATAAGATTTGTTGGTTAACCAGTTCAATAACTCTAAGCCATCGGGGAGAATTTGGTTAATAGCAAATAACCCCATAAAACTCCGATGCCAGCTATTGAGTAAATTTGTATCGCTCTCATTTAAATCAGCTTGACTGGCAATAAACAAATCTATTGGAGAATGATCACCAACTTTCCCTTCCACAAGAAAACTATCAATAATTAAGTCTTGCTGTGTACTATTGCCATTACTACCACGTAACCGTTCTGCGGCATAAGTTTCTAACGCTTGTGCTAGTTCACCTTCTGCATCCAGCACAAAATCGAGTAAAGCTTGTTTGAGAATGTGCGATCGCTCTAATATATCATCCACAGCTATATCTTTTGGTACAACAGTTGTAGATTAAGGCTTGCGAGAAAATTATCACATCTAGCAATAGCTAGATTTCCCCAAATCTACACTGAGGAGGTTGACTTAGCAACTGCTTTTACAATAGATACAAGACATGACACAAGGTCAAAACAAATGGTTGCAACTCCCAGCTATAGCTATATTTCTCCAGAAGACTATCTCCAAGGTGAAGAAACTAGTCCCATTAAGCACGAATATCGCCAGGGTGAAGCTTACGCAATGGCTGGGGCTAGTAATATTCATGTGATCATTGCCGGCAATATGTTTGCTATGCTGAGAAATAAGTTACGGGGTAGTGGATGTCAAGCTTACATCTCCGACACTAAGGCGCAGATTGAATCATTGAATACCTACTACTATCCTGATGTGATAGTTAGCTGTGACGAACGGGATAGAGCATTTAGTAACTTTCTCCGTTACCCTTGCTTAATTATAGAAGTTGTATCTCCCAGCACAGAAGCCTTTGACAGGGGAGACAAATTTGCTGACTACAGAGAAATGGCATCGTTGCAAGAATATGTGCTGGTAAGTCAGACTCGCCAGCGTATCGAGTGTTTCCGCCGTAACCAAGATGGGCAATGGGTACTTTATACTTACAGAGAAGGACAAGAAGTATCTTTAGCTAGTATAGATTTTCAGTGTGCGATCGCTGAAGTATACGAAGATGTCAACTTTGAATTACCCCAGCCGCAAAACATAGAGGAAATCGCAAAATAAATCTTAAAACTTAGCGAGTTAACTCTGTCACAATTTAACCTCTATAAAGGTAGCTTAGTATTGACTGAGAAAACCGCGAGGTGTGAGTTTATGACCAGTGTGATTCAATCCCCTTACAGTAGCGAACAGATTGCCGCTTGGTTACGTGGACTATTAACAATAGCTTGGGCAGATGGTAACTTTGATGAGCAAGAAAAGCAACTTATAGCCAGTATTACTCAAGATGAACTCGCCCCCAATGTGGCATGGGATTCTTTGGAAGTCATCACACCAGAAGAATTAGCTGCTGTTTTGGGTAAAAATACACCAACTGCGGAAAACTTCTTGCGTACAGCAGTGATGGTAGCGATCGCTGATGGTACATATTCTTCCAGCGAAGATCAAGTACTCCATCAATTATGTCAAGCGCTAGGGGAACCAGAAGATATATTATCAGCCCTACGTCAAACTTTAACAGATCCACAACCACTCAATCCCGCCCTAGCCGCACCCAAAGCCCCCGCAGCCGATGTACTTGATCCTCTCCGCGACTGGTTAGATGAATTAGACATTCAAGACCCCAGAGTCGCCCGCTTTTTATGTAAAATGATTCCCTCTCAATGTCCCTTTGAACGAGATGTCACCCTATTTGGACGCAAAATCGTTCATATTCCCCCACTATGTAAAATTAACCCACTCTATGAACAACTTGTAGGCATCCGTTTCCGCGCCCTCTCCTATTTAGCAGATGAATGCAAAGAGGATGTGTCGCCATATATTTAAGTTTTGATAATGTCTTACTTCTTGATGGGGACTCTCAGCATCAGCGCACCCACCCAGTCTGATGTCGGCCCGACGGGAAAATTCACATGGCACAGCGCACACTCTGCCCTAAAATTACTTAAGGGGATAGAGCGTCGATAGTACTACGCCTTAACAGCCCAAATCTCCTTACCTGATGCTTTTGAGGCACTTTTGGGTGAAAATATAGGTCAAGAAATGGCAAGGGTTCTGGACAATATCTTCCAAACATTGAATGTTGAGGAAACCTTACTGGAAGAAGGGGGGTCTGCACCGGAACAAATTCAGGGACGGCAGAGAGTACATGATAGATTGCTAGCACTTGGCAACGCAGACATCATCCAAACTATATTAAATGACCTGGCACCGATCTGGTCAGAACCTGATGAGGAAGGAGTGGCATTCTTGAGCAGCTTTACGTTTTAAAGCGACCTTGGGAGGGGCATTACTGGATGCTTGCGGACAATTGTGTCCTCATTTTGACTTGGGCGATCTGATTTTAGATATCGATCCTGGCCCGCGTCCACCAGATGCACCTGCTATTTCTGAGGGAGTAGAAGAAATTTGGATCACTGAATCTACGATTGGTGGCGGCGGGGTGATTGAGGAAATCTTGAGGCGCTATGCTGCTGATACCATTTCACTAAAAAAATGATAGATATAAAACAGGAATAAATATGAGCAGAAATTCATGGCTGGAGTCACTAGAGTAAAAATAAAAGAGTCATACCAATTCACTAAAAATTTGATCCAGATCCAAACACGGAAACCCTTGTAAAATCAGAGTTTCTTAATTTTGAATTTTGAATTTTGAATTGATATGACGCGGTTATTGGAGTTAACCCAAACTAGTGCAGATGTTGCCGATGCAATGGCAGATGTGCGGTTCGCCGCAGGACATGGTGAATTAAAACAAGCTAGCTCGCCTCCGCAAAGTCCTTTCCTCTGAGGGGATTTTGGTAACGCATCTGGTGATGACTGCAATTAACGCACGCATTTTGCGTCCTGGAAGTACTCCAGAAACGGATAAACTGCTGCTGGATTTGATTCGTTTGTGGCATCAGGAAGAAGCGCGTTTAGGTATCGAAATTGATGCCAGGGTGTTTGCCCATGTCGCCAGCAACTATGATCAATTGGATCGGGCGTTATTGCATCTTGGTTTAGTGCAGCCTAATCCCTATTGGCGGTTTCAAGTGATTTATGGGTTGTTGTGGGCGAGAGGAAATATAGTGCGTTCACGAAGTGTCCGCTCTGCGGATTGTAGATGCTTTACGCAATCGCACCCACCCATACCGCTATAATCATCGATTAATTGAGGCACAATAGAACCAAAGGCACTGTGAACACACAATGACTACTCAATTGATGATTCAACCCTCATCCTTAATGTCTTCTGGTATCAGGATGAGCGAATTCGGTGACATTTATCTATTTAAATTTACCGATGAGCTACAGTCTCGCTTTGAAGAACTGTTAGAGAAGAAAAAAGCTGATACGCTCACTTCTGAAGAAGAAGCTGAATATGTAGGCATCTCCGAATTAGAGCGGATCTTTACCTTGATTAACGCTCAACTAGCGGCGAAAAGTAAATGGTGTCCGAACAAACTCGAAGACTTGTAAGAAAACGAGCTGAGTATCTCTGCGAATACTGCCACTCTCCAGAATACTTGAGTCCAGACCGTTTTACCATTGACCATATCATACCGCAGTCTTTGGGTGGCTCTGATGAACTGGATAATTTGGCGTTAGCTTGTCATCGCTGTAATGAGCGTCACTATAATTTTACAGTAGGTACTGATCCCAAAACCCAAGAACAAGTCCCTCTATTTCATCCCCGTCAACAACAATGGTCTGAGCATTTTATTTGGACAAAAGACGGGACAAAAATTGTCGGTACAACTCCTACAGGGAGAGCTACTAGCGATCGCTTTGACTTCAATGATGAACGTCGGGATGAGCCTTCGATTCAAGTGGCTCGTCGTTTTTGGGTAGAAGCGGGTTGGCATCCACCTCAGTCAGATCCACGTCAAGAATAAGAAAAAATGCCTTCCCGCTATATTCACTCCCGCCTAAGTTCCCGCCAAATCCCTGACTTACTCCAAACAATCTTCGTCGCCGAACTTATCACCCCCAGCCAATGCGTGTGGCTTGTTTCCCCGTGGATATCTGACATCCCTGTTATCGATAATACCGCCAACACCTTCTTGTGCTTATTTCAGGATTGTTTATTACCCACTCTAATATACTAATACCAATTCACTAAAAATCTGATACAGATCCAAACACGGAAACCCTTGTAGAACAAGGCTTTCTTAATTTTGAATTTTGAATTTTGAATTGGTATAACTATGTGATATTCAAAAGCGATGACTAATGCTAGCAATGCAGATATCCGCCACTTCCTAAAGCAGTTTTTTGGCACTGACAACAAATTTGACCTTGGCAAGATTGAACGTGGCGAAGGAAAACAAGCCAAAATCCGTCCTTGGGTCGAGTTGTTGACCAAAGGCGAACCTCAGCCAACAATACTTCCCTGCTGGCGTTCCTCAATATTCGGGATATAGAGATGACCGTCATTCAGCAATCGTGCAACATCTCCAAAAGTGATGTTGGCAACATAACTTATTTGTGTACCCAGAGAACCGCGCTGTACGGGAACGCCTTTTATAACGAGTTCAAATATTATTTTTATAGTGAATTTTCATTGTCGTGCAAGAGGTTTATTGCCTATTGCAAGAGCGCCTATTGGCTACCTACGCAAATTATTTCAGTAATCAAATCGGATTCTTATAGCTGATTAAAAACTTATAATAGATAACTCACAACTCAGCACTCACTACTCATGCAATTTATCGACCAAGCATCAATTGAAGTAGAAGCAGGTAAAGGTGGCGATGGTATCGTCGCTTTCCGGCGAGAAAAATATGTACCCGCAGGTGGCCCCTCTGGCGGTAATGGTGGACGTGGTGGTTCAGTGATTTTCGTCGCTGTGGAAAACCTGCAAACCTTGTTAGACTTCCGCTACAACCATATATTTAAAGCTGAAAATGGTGGACGTGGCGGCCCTAACAATTGCACTGGTGCTTCTGGTAAAGATTTAATCATCGAAGTTCCTTGTGGAACAGCTATTTATGATGCAGAGACAGGAGATTTATTGGGTGATTTAACCGCACCCAACCAAAGACTAATCATTGCCCAAGGTGGTAAAGGTGGTTTAGGGAACCAACACTTTTTAAGCAACCGTAACCGCGCCCCAGAATATGCTTTACCAGGATTACCGGGAGACAGAAAATTACTCCGTCTAGAATTGAAACTCTTGGCAGAAGTGGGAATTATTGGTTTACCCAACGCTGGTAAATCAACTCTAATATCATCTTTATCCGCCGCACGTCCCAAAATTGCTGACTATCCCTTCACAACCTTAATACCCAATTTAGGTGTAGTCCGCAAACCCACAGGAGATGGTACAGTATTCGCGGATATCCCTGGACTCATCGAAGGCGCAGCCGAAGGTGCAGGACTAGGACATGATTTTTTACGCCACATTGAACGGACACGAGTATTACTGCATTTAATTGACGCTACCAGCGATGATATCATCAGAGACTACAATACGATTCAGCAAGAATTACAAGCTTACGATCGCGGTTTAACGGAAAAAATGCAGATTTTAGCCCTCAATAAAATAGATGCAGTTGACAGAGAAACTGTAGATTTAGAAGCGCTAGCAACCCAATTAAATCATCTTTCCTACGCTCCAGTTTTCTTAATTTCTGCTGTGACACGCACAGGTTTAGAGCCTATGTTACAAGAACTGTGGGGACTCCTCGATCAAATCAATGCCCTGGAAGCAGCAGAGGTGCTGAGTTAAAGCCCAAAATCCTTGTAGAGACGTTGCACTGCAACGTCTCTACATTCATTTTCAGCACTGCAACGTCTCTACATTCATTTGCAGAGATTTCTATTACCCATTACCCATTACCCATTCCCTCTACCAATCTTTCTATATGTATAGCTTGGTGAGTTGCCATTAAAGATATTCTCATGCGACTTGTTGGTACTGTGGGGGGTCGAATTGCTGGTGCAAAAATACCTGCTGCTTGCAGTCCCTGACTAATTTGCAATGCTTCAGCTGCACTGGGCAATTGAAAACATAATATAGGCGACTCGGAGGGTAATAATTTCAGATTTGGTAACTTGTATAACAGTTTTTTTAAATAATCTATGTTTTTCCACAACTGGACACGGCGTTGTGGTTCTTCTTTAACTATGCTGATTGCAGCCAAAGCTGCAGCTGTGTCGGCGGGTGATAGGGCTGTGGTATAAATCCAACTAGGGGCGCGATTCCGCAAATAGTCAATTAATGTGGCACTTCCGGCTACATACCCACCTAAACTACCAAGGGCTTTACTCAAAGTCCCAATTTGAATTAAGTTTCTCCCCGTACATCCGAAATGTTCCACACATCCAGCACCAGTTTGACCCATTACCCCAGTAGCATGAGCTTCATCAACCAGCAGCATACAGCTAAACTCATCGGCTAAATCTAAGAGTGCTGGTAAAGGACATAAATCGCCGTCCATGCTGAAAACACTATCAGTGAGAATCAAACATCGGCGGTAGTTTGGTCGTTGCTGGAGTAATATAGCTTGCAGTTCTTTTACCTGACAGTGAGCATATTCAATGACCGTCGCCCCACTGAGAATTGCCCCATTTTTCAGACTGGAATGATTGTATTGGTCAGACAGAATTAAATCTCGCTTACCAACTAAAGAGGCGATCGCTCCCACATTAGCCAAATACCCAGAACTAAATACTAGCGCGTCTTCTGTCTGTTTGAGAGCAGCGATCGCCTGTTCTAATTCTCTGTGTAATTCTCGATGTCCACTGAGTAACCGAGAACCAGTACTTCCCGTACCAAACTCTTGGGTAGCAGCCACCGCCGCCCCAATTAAGCGTTCATCCCCAGCCAATCCCAGATAATCATTACTGGCAAAATTAATTACCTCCCGTCCAGCTAATTGGACAGTCGCACCAGAACGACCATCAATAGCTTGCACCGAACGATACCAATCAGCCCGACGGATAGTTATCAAGGATTTCATTAACCAATCATAGGGATTGGGTAATGGGGAGTGGGGAGTGGGGAGTGGGGGGAGATGAGGGGACAAGGAGAGTAACGAAGGATAAAAATTACCACTGACTAATGACTATTGACTAATGACTATTGACTAATGACTATTGACTAATGACTAATGACTAACCTGCTCACTACTCAAATGAGCGATCGCTTGTCTAATCCAATCTTCTACATAGGCATCCTTCGGTAATCCAATATCTTCACTGACGACGTGTAAGGCGTTGCTAACTTCATGAGCAGTATACCCTAAAGCGAATAATGTCATTTGCACTTCTTCGAGAATATTGGCGGCTGGCCCCTCTGTGGCGACAAAGAAGCCTGCTGATTTACGCCACTCGATTAATTTGGCTTTTAGTTCCAAACAGATACGTTCAGCGATTTTTTTACCGACACCAGGAGCTTGAATTAAGATTTGGGTATTGCCAGTGATGATGGCTTGGACTAAATCTGGTACTTCCAAGGTGTCTAAGAGAGCGATCGCTAAAGCTGCACCAACACCACTAACCGTTAATAAGTGACGAAATAAATCTCGTTCGGCTGGTGAAGCAAAGCCATACAGTAGGGGTACTTCTTCCCGAATTTGGTAATGGGTAAAGATTTGTACCAATTCTCCGGTTGTGGTTAACTGCTTTGCCAGCCTTTGCGGCACTTGCAAATCGTACCCCATACTGTTCACTTCTAGGGTCAAAATAACACGATTACTACCGAGGTTTTGGATACCGGCAACTATTCCTTTGAGATAACTAATCATTCTAGGAAACCAAAATAAAATAGCCCTTCAATAATTCCACCTGCACAAAAATCTTTTGCCAGGTAGCGATGGTCTGCGGGATACTCGTTGTGCCACTGTAGAAGTTCAGGTCGGGCATTACCGACGATGATTCCCCGTTCGTTGCCTACAGCGAACAAAGCAATATCATTACCTGAATCACCACAGACAACTGTTCTTTCTGATGCAAATTCCCACTTTTGACGAAGAAACTGCATTGCCTGACCTTTATCGCTGTTAAATGGTACAATGTCAAGGTCTATACCGCTACTATAAATTAACTTTATATTTAGTTCACATTTTTGCAGTTCTAACTTAAGTTTTGGTAACACGCTGGCAGCTACTTCCTGATGTAGAAAGAAACTCACTTTAAAAGGACGTTGCTCAGATGCTGGTTGCATTGCTAACTCAGGAAAATTTTTGGTAACGGATAAGACTAATTCTCTGTCCCAACCCACGGAGAGAATTTCTGACCAACCAGAATTAGGACTATCACTGCCATCAAGATAGATTTCTGTCCCTACCGACAAGACTAGTCCATCTGGTTCTATAAGATTTTTTTCCGCTTGCAGTTCCTGGTATAGGATAGGCGATCGCCCAGTAGCATAAACTATCTTTGTGCCATATTCTTGGCGATGGCGAGTCAGTAATTGACTTAGTTCTACTAAAGCAGCGTCATTCCCAACTAAAGTGTGATCCAAATCAGTAACAAAAAGAAATGGTTTCATGATTCTAGTCCCCAGTTAATAGTTACCAAAACAGCTAAAAATTGCCCAATTACATCAAGACATATCTGACACCGATTTCATATTCAGGAGTTACCCGAAATCCTGATAGAGACGTAGCTACGTCTCTACGTCTTGTTAAAAGATGTTTAATTGTATTTATTGGTATCTTCATCCATCTAATGTTATTGTGGTGCTTTAATATTCCCACTCCCTCATTCTGAGAATTTATGACTAATAACACCCGAATAATTAGCAAAGCTACGATATATGTAATTACTATCAGCCTAATTTCCTCCATTAATTTACTAAGAACTTCTACCTCTGTCGCCAACCCCATTAACGAAGTAGTGACAGCAACACAAACAAAGCAACTCCGTCCTACTCGACTCACTGCCAAGGAAATCAGCCAAGTTAAACGGACACTAACAGGTCAAAAACCAATTCTTGACCAAGCGTTCCGAGTTAATCTACCAGATTTTGGTTCCTGTGTATTCTTACCCGTGCAGGAATTTTCTCAAAAAACTAAAAAAAATAGACTGACTCTCTATCTAGTCAAAAATGACAAAATAGTCTATACTTTCCCTCAATCACAACAAGTACAATCCTGGAACTTCTCGTCATTAAAAGCTGTATCCTTTCTGGAGCTACATTTTGATGACCCTAATGAAGATGGGATCTTGCTTATTAGTAACTACACTACGGGAAGTTCTGCAAATTCTCGTCTCTTTCCAGTAGTTACGCTTTATAATCGAGAAGAAAAGGGATTTACAGTGTACGAAGATATTAGTAAAAAGCTGACAACACGGAGAGTAAAAACAATTGCTGAAGCTGAAAAGATTTTAAGAAACGAGTTTAATTTCTTACCCTAAACCACTAATCATCACTCAAAGTTTCAATTAATAAATCTATTTTTTGCTGTCGTTGCTGGAGAAAAGTTTCGCATTGACGTAAATACTCAACTGCATGGGCAAATTGGTCAAACACCGCCTCCAACTCCAACTCACCTGACTCAATCCGAGCAATAATTTCATCTATTTCTGCAACCTTGGCTTCATAATTCCAATCAGTCACAGCATCAGCACTAGCAGAATTCTTACGTTTAACCATCAATTTTTTTCTATCCGATATTATTTCACACAGATAATTTTAACCATACTTTGTAGTCATTGGTCATTAGTCAATGGTCAATAGTCAATAGTCATTAGTCATTAGTCATTAGTTCTATACTCAGCACGGGCTAAACGCCCCGCTTCCGCTAACAGCACTCCCTCATACCAATTCACTAAAAATCTGGTACAGATCCAAATACGGAAACCCTTGTAAAATCAGAGTTTCTTAATTTTGAATTTTGTAGGCGTGAGCCTTCCCGAAGGGTATTTTGAATTTTGAATTGGTATCACTCATCTTATCCTTTGACTAAGATACAATCGACTTACCCACTGCTACTGCCTGCGGTTATGGTTAACACCTCTCCACAACAATCGACTCCAGCCGCTACTCCATCATACATTCCACCGCTTGAGAGTGGCGATCGCCTCACAAGCCCAGAATTTGAGCGTCGTTACAATGCTATGCCTAATCTCAAGAAAGCCGAATTAATTGAAGGAGTAGTTTACGTGGCTTCCCCTCTGCGCTTTGAACCCCACGCCGAACCCCATGCCAATTTGATGATTTGGTTAGGAAATTATAAGGTAGCTACGCCTGGAGTGAGACTGGGTGATAATCCAACAGTGCGCCTTGATTTAGATAACGAACCTCAACCCGATGCGATTTTAATCATTGATTCCACTTGTGGGGGAAAATCGGAGATTGGTGCAGATGGTTATGTGGAAGGCGCACCAGAATTAGTTGCCGAAGTTGCTGCTAGTAGTGCTACCAAAGATTTGTATGACAAAAAACGTGCCTATCGTCGCAATGGCATCCAAGAATATATCGTCTGGCAAGTGTTTGAAAGTACAATTAGTTGGTTTAGCTTGGAAGATGGTGAATATGTAGCGTTAACACCAGATGCAGCAGGTGTTATTCAAAGTCGAGTCTTCCCAGGATTATGGCTAGATATCTCTGCGTTAGTGACGGGAAATATGCCCCAAGTGTTGACGGTGTTGCAACAAGGCTTAAGTTCTAGTGAACATCAAGCTTTTGTGCAGCAACTGAGTGATAGTCTTTCTCATCACTCCTCAAGTAAAATCTACTAAGATGCGGGTTATGGTTAACACTTCTCCACAACAATCAACTCCAGCCGCTACTCCATCATACATTCCACCGCTTGAGAGTGGCGATCGCCTCACAAGCCCAGAATTTGAGCGTCGTTACAATGCTATGCCTAATCTCAAGAAAGCCGAATTAATTGAAGGAGTAGTTTACGTGGCTTCCCCTCTGCGCTTTGAACCCCACGCCGAACCCCATGCTAATTTGATGGGTTGGTTGTGGTCTTATAAAATAGTTACGCCTGGAGTAAGACTGGGTGATAATCCAACAGTGCGCCTTGATTTAGATAACGAACCTCAACCCGATGCGATTTTAATCATTGATTCCACTTGTGGGGGAAAATCGGAGATTGGTGCAGATGGTTATGTGGAAGGCGCACCAGAATTAGTTGCCGAAGTTGCTGCTAGTAGTGCTACCAAAGATTTGTATGACAAAAAACGTGCCTATCGTCGCAATGGCATCCAAGAATATATCGTCTGGCAAGTGTTTGAAAGTACAATTAGTTGGTTTAGCTTGGAAGATGGTGAATATGTAGCGTTAACACCAGATGCAGCAGGTGTTATTCAAAGTCGAGTCTTCCCAGGATTATGGCTAGATATCTCTGCGTTAGTGACGGGAAATATGCCCCAAGTGTTGACGGTGTTGCAACAAGGCTTAAGTTCTAGTGAACATCAAGCGTTTGTCCAGCAGTTGAGTGCTGAGTGCTGAGTAGTAGACATCTCCAAAAACGATCAAATGAAAATTATTTACGACCACTTATCCATCTTTTTTCATTGCGTCTTGTAATGCTAAAATTAAGACTAAGGTAGCGGTCTTGTATTCGCCAACGTTTATTATATGTCGCAACCAGTGCAATACGTAACCAATGAACATGGAGAACGAGTAGGGGTTTTATTGGACTTGAATACCTATTATCGCCTGGTTAATCCATTAGGATTGGATGATGAGTGTTTGCTTGGTCTGAGTACAGATGAGTTAAAAGCACTGTCCTGTTGTAAACTAGCTGTGGCAGAGCAGACCCGTTTGGATGATTTAGTAGCGAGAAATACAGAGTCATTGTTGTGTGCCGATGAGGTTGGTGAGTTAGATGATTTGTTGGCAAAGGCAGATCAATTAACAATTCTGAAAACTCGCGCCAGATACACGCTCAAGCGCTTGGAAAAGGTGAAAGCGGCAGCGTGAGTGCTTATATTCGGGTTGAGTTGCAGCGACAAATCCGCATTCGCTTTGGTGAGTGCTGTGCTTATTGTCGAACAGCAGAGTTTCTAACGGCGATGACGTTTGAATTTGAGCATATTCGTCCTCTTTCAGTGGCTGGGGAAACAGTATTTGAAAATCTTTGTTTTGCCTGTCCGTCTTGTAATCGCTATAAGGGCGATCGTCAGACTGCTATCGATCCGGAAAGTGGGGAAACTGTGCCGTTATTTCATCCCCAAGAGCAAGTTTGGCAGGAACATTTCGCTTGGAATGAGAGTAAAACAGAAATAAATGGATTGACAGCATT
Coding sequences within it:
- a CDS encoding Uma2 family endonuclease, coding for MVATPSYSYISPEDYLQGEETSPIKHEYRQGEAYAMAGASNIHVIIAGNMFAMLRNKLRGSGCQAYISDTKAQIESLNTYYYPDVIVSCDERDRAFSNFLRYPCLIIEVVSPSTEAFDRGDKFADYREMASLQEYVLVSQTRQRIECFRRNQDGQWVLYTYREGQEVSLASIDFQCAIAEVYEDVNFELPQPQNIEEIAK
- a CDS encoding Mo-dependent nitrogenase C-terminal domain-containing protein is translated as MTSVIQSPYSSEQIAAWLRGLLTIAWADGNFDEQEKQLIASITQDELAPNVAWDSLEVITPEELAAVLGKNTPTAENFLRTAVMVAIADGTYSSSEDQVLHQLCQALGEPEDILSALRQTLTDPQPLNPALAAPKAPAADVLDPLRDWLDELDIQDPRVARFLCKMIPSQCPFERDVTLFGRKIVHIPPLCKINPLYEQLVGIRFRALSYLADECKEDVSPYI
- a CDS encoding HNH endonuclease, which translates into the protein MVSEQTRRLVRKRAEYLCEYCHSPEYLSPDRFTIDHIIPQSLGGSDELDNLALACHRCNERHYNFTVGTDPKTQEQVPLFHPRQQQWSEHFIWTKDGTKIVGTTPTGRATSDRFDFNDERRDEPSIQVARRFWVEAGWHPPQSDPRQE
- the obgE gene encoding GTPase ObgE — translated: MQFIDQASIEVEAGKGGDGIVAFRREKYVPAGGPSGGNGGRGGSVIFVAVENLQTLLDFRYNHIFKAENGGRGGPNNCTGASGKDLIIEVPCGTAIYDAETGDLLGDLTAPNQRLIIAQGGKGGLGNQHFLSNRNRAPEYALPGLPGDRKLLRLELKLLAEVGIIGLPNAGKSTLISSLSAARPKIADYPFTTLIPNLGVVRKPTGDGTVFADIPGLIEGAAEGAGLGHDFLRHIERTRVLLHLIDATSDDIIRDYNTIQQELQAYDRGLTEKMQILALNKIDAVDRETVDLEALATQLNHLSYAPVFLISAVTRTGLEPMLQELWGLLDQINALEAAEVLS
- the bioF gene encoding 8-amino-7-oxononanoate synthase; the protein is MKSLITIRRADWYRSVQAIDGRSGATVQLAGREVINFASNDYLGLAGDERLIGAAVAATQEFGTGSTGSRLLSGHRELHRELEQAIAALKQTEDALVFSSGYLANVGAIASLVGKRDLILSDQYNHSSLKNGAILSGATVIEYAHCQVKELQAILLQQRPNYRRCLILTDSVFSMDGDLCPLPALLDLADEFSCMLLVDEAHATGVMGQTGAGCVEHFGCTGRNLIQIGTLSKALGSLGGYVAGSATLIDYLRNRAPSWIYTTALSPADTAAALAAISIVKEEPQRRVQLWKNIDYLKKLLYKLPNLKLLPSESPILCFQLPSAAEALQISQGLQAAGIFAPAIRPPTVPTSRMRISLMATHQAIHIERLVEGMGNG
- the ruvA gene encoding Holliday junction branch migration protein RuvA; the protein is MISYLKGIVAGIQNLGSNRVILTLEVNSMGYDLQVPQRLAKQLTTTGELVQIFTHYQIREEVPLLYGFASPAERDLFRHLLTVSGVGAALAIALLDTLEVPDLVQAIITGNTQILIQAPGVGKKIAERICLELKAKLIEWRKSAGFFVATEGPAANILEEVQMTLFALGYTAHEVSNALHVVSEDIGLPKDAYVEDWIRQAIAHLSSEQVSH
- a CDS encoding sucrose-phosphate phosphatase, which encodes MKPFLFVTDLDHTLVGNDAALVELSQLLTRHRQEYGTKIVYATGRSPILYQELQAEKNLIEPDGLVLSVGTEIYLDGSDSPNSGWSEILSVGWDRELVLSVTKNFPELAMQPASEQRPFKVSFFLHQEVAASVLPKLKLELQKCELNIKLIYSSGIDLDIVPFNSDKGQAMQFLRQKWEFASERTVVCGDSGNDIALFAVGNERGIIVGNARPELLQWHNEYPADHRYLAKDFCAGGIIEGLFYFGFLE
- the xseB gene encoding exodeoxyribonuclease VII small subunit, producing MVKRKNSASADAVTDWNYEAKVAEIDEIIARIESGELELEAVFDQFAHAVEYLRQCETFLQQRQQKIDLLIETLSDD